One Micromonospora craniellae genomic region harbors:
- the ltrA gene encoding group II intron reverse transcriptase/maturase, producing MSQPGLTGKSHDIPKRLIWAAWLKVKGNGGAAGADGVTIEQFETRLADNLYRLWNRMSSGSYFPGPVRAVEIPKKGGVRILGIPSVVDRVAQTAAVLVLEPEVEKVFHDDSYGYRPGRSPVDAVRACRQRCFERDWVVDLDVKAFFDSVPWDLMLKAVARHTTQSWVMLYVERWLKAPMLMPDGTLAHREKGTPQGGPISPLIANVFLHYGFDTWMVREFPRIGFERFADDVVVHCVTESQAQYVRRAIGRRFADIGLQLHPDKTRIVYCKDDRRRLNYELVTFAFCGYAFRPRKAWDKIRQRRRTGFLPAVAPGKLTDMSRKVASWRLHRHTTWNLNDLAEEVNPALRGWLNYFTAFYPSAVIPIGKRVDRHLMRWARWKYKRLKPSQARTRAWLQEVRKRKPGLFAHWTLRYTT from the coding sequence GTGAGTCAGCCAGGGTTGACAGGCAAGTCGCACGATATCCCAAAGCGGCTGATCTGGGCCGCGTGGTTGAAGGTGAAAGGTAATGGCGGAGCGGCCGGGGCCGACGGAGTGACGATCGAACAGTTCGAAACGAGGTTGGCTGACAACCTCTACCGGCTGTGGAACCGTATGTCGTCGGGCAGCTATTTCCCCGGCCCGGTCCGGGCGGTGGAGATCCCGAAGAAGGGTGGGGTCAGGATTCTGGGCATTCCCAGCGTGGTTGACCGGGTGGCGCAGACCGCGGCGGTGCTGGTGCTGGAGCCGGAGGTGGAGAAAGTGTTCCACGACGACTCCTACGGATATCGTCCCGGCCGGTCACCGGTGGACGCGGTGCGGGCGTGCCGGCAGCGGTGCTTCGAGAGGGACTGGGTCGTCGATCTGGACGTCAAGGCCTTCTTCGACTCGGTGCCGTGGGATTTGATGCTTAAGGCGGTGGCGCGGCATACGACCCAGTCGTGGGTCATGTTGTATGTGGAGCGCTGGCTCAAGGCGCCGATGCTGATGCCCGACGGAACTTTGGCTCATCGGGAAAAGGGAACCCCGCAGGGCGGGCCGATCTCTCCGTTGATCGCTAACGTCTTCCTGCACTACGGCTTCGATACCTGGATGGTCCGGGAGTTTCCCCGGATCGGGTTCGAGCGGTTCGCGGACGATGTGGTGGTCCATTGCGTGACCGAAAGTCAGGCACAGTATGTGCGCCGGGCGATCGGTCGTCGGTTTGCGGATATCGGGTTGCAGTTGCATCCTGATAAGACGCGCATTGTGTACTGCAAGGACGACCGCCGCCGGCTGAACTATGAGCTGGTGACGTTCGCGTTCTGCGGGTACGCGTTTCGTCCCCGTAAGGCCTGGGACAAGATACGGCAACGTCGGCGAACAGGGTTCCTGCCGGCGGTGGCCCCGGGGAAGCTGACCGATATGAGCCGCAAGGTAGCGTCCTGGCGGTTACATCGACACACGACCTGGAACCTGAACGATCTCGCGGAAGAAGTGAACCCAGCCCTACGTGGTTGGCTGAACTACTTCACCGCGTTCTATCCGAGCGCGGTCATCCCGATCGGCAAGCGCGTCGACCGTCATCTGATGCGCTGGGCAAGGTGGAAGTACAAGCGACTCAAACCCAGCCAAGCCCGTACGCGTGCATGGTTACAAGAGGTCCGAAAACGAAAACCCGGCCTGTTCGCGCACTGGACGCTGCGGTACACGACCTGA
- the tnpC gene encoding IS66 family transposase, which produces MPADPSQPSYEQLLALNADLFARLDQALGRIAELEADLSTAKCRIADLEAQLKQSSKNSSKPPSTDGLAKPAPKSLRGRSGRGPGRPAGQPGATLEQVADPDVIVRHTPEVCAGCDNDLAGAAEVSVTRRQVFDIPEPTVVVTEHQIVTLACPCGHRTTGIGPAEATAPAVYGPRIAAIGVYLLHGQFLSIGRTADALRDLFGLPVAAATVTAWVKRTALGIIEQVLPVIRDRIRQAPVVHFDETGMRVEGRLAWLHSASTGTDVLLTAHRRRGAAAIDDAGVLPGFTGVAVHDAWAPYDTYTSANHALCNAHVLRELVYVTDTATGPTADLATQAINALRRLNRLADDAHTGQDTANPDALREQQYLLRSAVVLGAQATAGRDGKLQRKHHALFVRLRDRRDDYLRFVTDPAVPFDNNAAEQTIRMPKLRIKVSGSMRTMTGAEHFAAIRSYTATAIRQGNNMLDALIQAVTGNPWIPATT; this is translated from the coding sequence GTGCCCGCCGATCCTTCGCAGCCGTCGTATGAGCAGCTGCTTGCGCTGAACGCGGACCTGTTCGCCCGGTTGGATCAGGCGCTCGGGCGGATCGCGGAGCTGGAGGCTGACCTCAGTACGGCGAAGTGCCGGATCGCTGATCTGGAAGCCCAGCTGAAGCAGTCGTCGAAGAACTCCTCGAAACCGCCGTCGACGGACGGGCTGGCCAAGCCGGCACCCAAATCTTTGCGCGGTAGGTCCGGGCGGGGGCCGGGGCGCCCGGCCGGGCAGCCCGGCGCCACTCTGGAGCAGGTCGCCGACCCCGACGTCATCGTGCGGCACACCCCCGAGGTGTGCGCGGGCTGCGACAACGATCTGGCCGGCGCGGCCGAAGTGTCCGTGACCCGGCGGCAGGTGTTCGACATTCCGGAACCGACGGTCGTGGTGACCGAGCATCAGATCGTCACCCTCGCCTGCCCGTGTGGACATCGCACCACCGGCATCGGGCCCGCCGAGGCCACCGCGCCTGCCGTGTACGGGCCGCGGATCGCCGCGATCGGGGTCTACCTGTTGCACGGGCAGTTCCTGTCGATCGGCCGTACCGCCGACGCGCTGCGGGACCTGTTCGGCCTGCCGGTCGCGGCGGCCACGGTCACCGCCTGGGTCAAACGCACCGCCCTCGGCATCATCGAGCAGGTGCTGCCGGTGATCCGCGACCGGATCCGGCAGGCGCCGGTCGTGCACTTCGACGAGACCGGGATGCGCGTCGAAGGCCGTCTGGCCTGGCTGCACTCCGCGTCCACCGGCACCGACGTGCTCCTCACGGCGCACCGCAGACGCGGCGCCGCCGCCATTGACGACGCCGGTGTCCTGCCCGGCTTCACCGGTGTCGCCGTGCACGACGCGTGGGCGCCATACGACACCTACACCAGCGCCAACCACGCCCTGTGCAACGCCCACGTGCTGCGTGAACTGGTCTACGTCACCGACACCGCCACCGGCCCCACCGCCGACCTCGCCACCCAAGCCATCAACGCGCTGCGCCGGCTCAACCGCCTGGCCGACGACGCCCACACCGGGCAGGACACAGCGAACCCGGACGCCCTACGCGAGCAGCAGTACCTGCTGCGCTCCGCCGTCGTGCTCGGCGCGCAGGCCACCGCCGGCCGCGACGGCAAACTCCAGCGCAAACACCACGCCCTGTTCGTCCGGCTCCGCGACCGCCGCGACGACTACCTACGATTCGTCACCGACCCGGCCGTCCCCTTCGACAACAACGCCGCCGAACAGACCATCCGTATGCCGAAACTACGGATCAAGGTCTCCGGAAGCATGCGCACCATGACCGGCGCCGAACACTTCGCCGCCATCCGCAGCTACACCGCCACCGCCATCCGCCAAGGCAACAACATGCTCGACGCCCTGATCCAAGCCGTCACCGGAAACCCCTGGATCCCCGCCACCACCTGA
- a CDS encoding IS4 family transposase → MTSSGVESLRPQGRLTDHIGLGVVSARFNRDLLEEVLNRSGRREKRVRRLPAHVMIRYVIAMGLFCAESSDEVMRRLVGNLRRLGSWDDDWQVPTASAITQARQRLGAEPVKMLFDRACVPLAGPGTKGAWLARRRLMAIDATTLDVADTPANVERFDRMGSGPKASAYPKLHIAALAECGSHAIVGAVLGSCRTGERTLIKDLAGRVGPGMLVLADAGLYSFDLFNSFAATGADLAWRVGASVSIGHLRWLADGSYQALIFKAGLSAQRRARLVEQARTGQEIPADLARLVRVVEYTVPDRNPDGELIVVVTTLTDHHEVPAMELAGAYQQRWEEESTLNEIKTDLRGRGEVLRSKVPDLAEQQMWGLLLAHYAIRALLLEAADPAGYDPDRMSFVKGLRVVRRQVTDQAAITP, encoded by the coding sequence GTGACGTCGTCTGGGGTGGAGTCGCTGCGGCCGCAGGGCCGGTTGACCGATCACATCGGGCTCGGGGTGGTGTCGGCCCGGTTCAACCGGGATCTGCTGGAAGAGGTACTCAACCGCAGCGGGCGGCGTGAGAAGCGGGTCCGGCGGCTGCCGGCGCACGTGATGATCCGTTACGTGATCGCGATGGGGTTGTTCTGCGCCGAGTCTTCTGACGAGGTGATGCGCCGGCTGGTGGGTAACCTGCGCAGACTTGGTTCCTGGGACGATGACTGGCAGGTCCCGACGGCGTCGGCGATCACCCAGGCACGTCAGCGGCTGGGCGCCGAGCCGGTGAAGATGTTGTTCGACAGGGCGTGCGTGCCCTTGGCTGGACCGGGCACCAAGGGCGCCTGGCTGGCCCGGCGCCGGCTGATGGCGATCGACGCGACCACCCTCGACGTGGCCGACACCCCGGCCAACGTGGAACGCTTCGACCGGATGGGGTCGGGGCCGAAGGCGTCGGCGTACCCGAAGCTGCACATCGCGGCGTTGGCCGAGTGCGGCAGCCACGCGATCGTCGGGGCGGTACTCGGGTCGTGCCGCACCGGGGAACGTACCCTGATCAAGGATCTGGCCGGGCGGGTCGGGCCGGGCATGCTGGTCCTGGCCGACGCGGGCCTGTACTCCTTCGACCTGTTCAACTCCTTCGCCGCCACCGGCGCGGACCTTGCCTGGCGAGTCGGCGCGAGCGTGTCCATCGGGCATCTGCGGTGGCTCGCGGACGGCTCCTACCAGGCACTGATCTTCAAGGCGGGGTTGTCCGCGCAACGCCGGGCCAGGCTGGTCGAGCAGGCCCGGACCGGCCAGGAGATCCCGGCCGATCTCGCCCGCCTCGTCAGGGTGGTCGAGTACACCGTCCCGGACCGCAACCCCGACGGCGAACTCATCGTGGTGGTCACCACCCTCACCGACCACCACGAGGTCCCCGCGATGGAACTGGCGGGTGCCTACCAGCAGCGCTGGGAAGAAGAGTCCACTCTGAACGAGATCAAGACGGACCTGCGCGGCCGCGGCGAAGTCCTCCGATCGAAGGTCCCTGACCTGGCCGAACAGCAGATGTGGGGACTACTGCTGGCCCACTACGCCATCCGCGCACTGCTGCTGGAAGCCGCCGACCCGGCCGGCTACGACCCCGACCGCATGTCGTTCGTCAAAGGCCTACGCGTCGTACGCCGCCAGGTCACCGACCAGGCGGCCATTACCCCCTGA
- a CDS encoding GNAT family N-acetyltransferase: protein MIITPLTVDRIPDLEKLLALGEPYIRLRGPSDYWLYATLFANTCPVAIVDGQVVGSVIAFRSQIDPSEIYLQDVMTHPSHRRAGITRALIEDVHRQGSLWGCQRLFLTSEPDNQAAHRAWLALGFTNVPGDAVEHGVSVIHDYKGPGKHRAVYERGIET from the coding sequence ATGATCATCACCCCGCTCACGGTCGACCGGATTCCCGACCTCGAGAAGCTGTTGGCGCTCGGAGAGCCGTACATCAGGCTGCGGGGCCCATCGGACTACTGGCTATACGCCACACTGTTCGCGAACACCTGCCCGGTCGCCATCGTCGACGGGCAGGTCGTCGGCAGCGTGATCGCCTTCCGAAGCCAGATCGACCCGTCCGAGATCTACCTCCAGGACGTAATGACCCACCCGAGCCACCGACGTGCGGGAATCACACGAGCGCTCATCGAAGACGTCCACCGCCAGGGCTCTCTCTGGGGATGCCAGCGCCTCTTCCTCACCTCGGAACCCGACAACCAGGCCGCGCACCGGGCCTGGCTCGCCCTGGGCTTCACCAACGTTCCCGGCGACGCCGTCGAGCACGGAGTATCGGTGATCCACGACTACAAGGGCCCCGGAAAACACCGCGCGGTGTACGAGCGCGGGATCGAAACATGA
- a CDS encoding transposase family protein yields the protein MIDVPRELVQYLGRLLAAERRARGTRRDTRALTCFHQALLVLIWFRKAEDLTLLAAGFGISRATAYRYRDEGVAVLAAQATDLHTALRRAAADGWSHVILDGKLFDCDRLTETTLSVKGETIDAWYSGKHRDFGANIQAVMRPDGLPIWTSAAMPGHLHDTSCARELGVTAALNWSAAELDLPALADSGYESTGHGIKTPIKQPTDGSRLAPDNRAYNRLLRGLRWQGERGFAILIGRWKTLRHTNISPRRIGDIVAAALHLTHFEYKYLSESC from the coding sequence ATGATCGATGTCCCCAGGGAACTCGTGCAGTACCTCGGCCGGCTGCTGGCCGCCGAACGCCGAGCCCGCGGAACCCGGCGTGACACCCGCGCCCTGACCTGCTTCCACCAGGCACTTCTCGTGCTCATCTGGTTCCGCAAAGCCGAGGACCTGACCCTGCTGGCCGCCGGATTCGGGATCTCCCGGGCCACCGCCTACCGCTACCGCGACGAGGGCGTAGCCGTACTCGCCGCCCAGGCGACCGACCTGCACACCGCTCTGCGTCGGGCCGCCGCCGACGGCTGGTCCCACGTGATCCTCGACGGCAAACTGTTCGACTGCGACCGGCTCACCGAGACCACCCTGTCCGTCAAGGGCGAGACCATCGACGCCTGGTATTCGGGAAAGCACCGCGACTTCGGCGCGAACATCCAAGCCGTCATGCGCCCGGACGGGCTACCGATCTGGACATCGGCGGCGATGCCCGGGCATCTGCATGACACCAGCTGCGCCCGCGAACTCGGCGTCACCGCCGCCCTGAACTGGTCCGCCGCCGAACTCGACCTGCCCGCCCTGGCCGACTCCGGCTACGAAAGCACAGGCCACGGCATCAAGACCCCGATCAAGCAGCCCACCGACGGCAGCCGCCTCGCGCCCGACAACCGCGCCTACAACCGACTGCTCCGCGGCCTGCGATGGCAAGGCGAACGCGGCTTCGCCATCCTGATCGGACGCTGGAAGACGCTCCGCCACACGAACATCAGCCCACGCCGAATCGGCGACATCGTCGCCGCCGCATTACACCTGACCCACTTCGAATACAAATACCTATCCGAATCTTGTTGA